AAAGGTACAGTGCTTTGCGAATCAATTCTGCCCGAAGGCATGATTGTCCAATAAGAGATTAGTATACCCGGAATCCCCACGGTGAAATAATTGATGAGGGTAATATTGAGTGGGGTAAGCGGAAATGCATATCCAAACAGACTTACAAAAATAAATAAAAAGAAACCAACAAAAGTTAAGTTAAGAAAAATACTGGAGAATATCTCTACATTTCTAATAATGCTGTCGGCTAGTGTCACTCCACCCGGCATTGCAGTAAAACTATTATTTGTAAGTACAATGGCCGCGAGTTGCCTTGTGGCTGGCGCCCCATCAAACATCGCTATGCCAAGATCCGCCTTTTTGATAGCAAGGGCGTCGTTGGCCCCGTCCCCCACCATTGCTGTAAAACCGTCTTTCTTAAATGCTTCAACTATTTTTTCTTTTTGTTCAGGAATAATTCTAGCAAAGATAGTATAAGAGCCAACTTTTTCTTCAAACTCGCTTCTACTCCATTCTTCCATCTCTTTACCGGTAATAATATTGTCAGGATTTTTTACTCCTGCCAAAGCAGCCACCGCACACACCGTTTCTGGATTATCTCCAGAAATAATCCTTATGTGCACACCCCTTTCCTGAAAAAAATTAATAGTGTGCTTAATACCTCCTCTAAGATTATTATAAAAAACATAAACCGCCACAATTGAGAACTCGACCTTAGACAAATCATGGGGTATATTCACACCTTTGACCTTCATAACACACCAGACGTGTTTACCATCGTGGGCTTCTTTATCAAGAAAATCTTGAAGCCATTTTTTTTCTACAATATTTGATATGTGTGGTAGAAAAACATCCGGTGCGCCACCAAAGACAATTAAATCTTCACTCTCTTTTTTTATAGAAACAGCACCATATCTTCGCCAAGAAGAAAACGACAAGGAATCGACAACGTCGCCTCTATATTTAATTCCTATAAACTTTTTAACTGCATTTAAGGTTTGAGAAGAGTCGCCTGTCCCCTGAATATATGCCATGGTTAGATCTTGCGCAGATTCTATACTAACTTCAGGCGGTACGTATATGTCTTCAACTACTAATGTATTTTCGGTCAATGTACCTGTCTTATCCATACAGAGATTTTTTATACGACCGAGTTTCTCTGTAGCATTTACCTCTTGTAATAAGACATGTCTTCGGAAAAGACGTGCTGCTCCATACGCAAAAAAAAGAGTAGTAGCGAAAAATAATCCCACGGGCATAAGTGCACTGGTAAGAGCCCCGATATTTTTTATAATTCTAATTGCCGGCTCGTGTATTAGAAAGCCTCGAATAATCACAAAACCAAGAACAACGGCGAGAATGTATCCACAATATTTAATAAACAAATTGATGGAACTTTGAATAGGGCTTAGTCTTATAGAATATTTTTTTATGCCTTCTGTCATCCTAGTAATACGGCTTTCGTGAAATGCTGATTCGATCCTGATCACACCGGATCCGGCAGTAACTACACTACCTGCCAATAGATAATCGCTGACAGTCTTGGAAATAGAATCGGATTCTCCGGTTATAAGCCCCTCATTTATTTCAAAACTATGCGCTTTTATAAGGACACTATCACAGGGGACTTGATCGCCTATTTTTAATTTGATTAAATCACTCTTTTTAATATGATCTGCCAAGATAGATTCTTCGGTTTGATCTTTATTTATACGAATAACATGTGGAGCGGTCAAAAGCTGAAGTCTTTCAAGCTGAACCCAAGCATTGATGTCTTGTATAAGTCCAAAGAAGATATTGAGCAAAGTAATACATCCTAGAAATAGAGCGGATCGTGTGTCGCCGAAAATAGAGAGGAGGATAACAACTACAAAGATAATGCCGTTAGTAAATAAAAAGACATTGCGAGATATGATGTATAATAGCTCGTGCGTCTTTAATCTATATTTTTCTAAAATCTGACGCATATTGATTATCGAGTGACTTTATAGACGGCTTTCTTCTGCAAAAAATGAGGTAGGTTTGCTACGATTGTCCATTGAAAGAATATTTTCCACCAACCGACTTGCTCAAAACGCCTAATAGAAGTATGAACGTCGGAGGTTTTAAAAAAGAAAAATTTCCCAAATCGTCGAGCCTCTTTAATGATCTTTAAATCCTCTCCCATCTCTAAAGATTCATCGTATTTTATATTGCCAAGGAGAGAGCTTTTTATAATCTGTATAGAATAAGAGACTTTAAATAATTTGTGGCAAATGTCCCAAAAGACAAACCATCTTTTTGCCGTCTTCGTTTCTGGGAGCGGTTCAAGAGATGTTGTCCCGACAACAAAGTTTTTGTCTTGATGTCTCTGCAAGGAAATATTTAAATCTCTTAAAAATCCACTCTTCAAAAGAGTGTCAGCATCAAGGAAAATAGTCCAATCACTATCTCGCCTGATTTTTCTTATACCAAAATTCCTCGCGGAAGAGACCCCTTTAATAGGAGAAGAAAAAACCTCAATATTTTGTCCTTTGTTTTTCCCAGCAACTTCGTAAGTTTTATCATTGGAACCGTTCTCTATTACAAAGACTTCAAATCTTTCTGCTGGATAATCAAGGTCTCTTATGTTTGTAAGTGTTTCTGTAATATATTTTTCTTCATTGTGCGCGGGAATAATAATTGAAAAAAATAGTTGCTTTTGTTCCATATGAATTAAGTATTTATCCTTGTATTTTATCATATTTGAATAAACCCGTCTTTCTTGCTGGCCACGCAAAGAAAATAGCCCTTTTGGGGCTTTTTTGCGCGGCCTAGTGGACGACATCAGAACTGGATTTGAGAGGAGAAATGATGTTACCGTGTATATTCCAGCACTTTACCCCACGGTGTGATTCACTATATATTTAAAATTTAAGGAAAAAATACTTTTATTATTTTAATCTTTCAACTCGGAAACCTTTTTCTGGAGAATATTAAATATCAATTCCAAGTAGATTTAATGTCTCCTTTACTGAATAAAACTGCGCCTCAGACATTGCCACTCTGCCTTTTTGACCTGTTAGAAAACTTTTGACCGCCTTTCCTATTTCAGGGTCTAATTCATCTATTTTTTGTACTAGTTCTCTGGCTTGATTATCGGAAACTGATCCAAACTCTGACATATAAAAGCCTTTAGATATTTTTTTACCCAAAAGATCATCCCCTCGATAATATTTATCAGCTACTTCGGATAACGCTTTTATTGCCTCTGGTGTTGGTTCTGTTAAGAAATAGACTGTGACTGCATCATGTCGAGACATTGCCTCGGTTTCAACTCCCGGTTCCCCAAATTTATAATTTGCATCTATAATTCCTCTTTTTATCAAAGAATCTAAATCTCGGACAGCATCTTCTGTAACTGTAATATTTAAACTACCCCTAGTGACTGTTTTTCTTTCTTTTGACGTAAAATTTCCTCTAAATACCCAATTACCCTCTTCTTTACGTGGAAGAGAATCATCTGCTGTCGCCAAATTCCAAGCCTTTTCATAATTTGGATCGAAAGTATATTCAGCTTTTCTTTTTTGAGAGTATGATTCTTTAAGAACATACTCTGTAATTTTTTCCCTCGAACCGCTTCGCCTCATTTCCTGAAAAAGTTTTTGTAATCCTAAATATGTTGCTACTCTATCTTTATCTCCCTTAAGTTTTTCTAATGCTTTTTGTGAAAACTCATCAAACTTTTCTAACAGTTTTTCCTCACCATTTTTTTTAGCACTTATCTGTTCTGGTAAAGTATCTAAACCAAGTTCTTGCCTAACTCTATTTAAATCCCCCTGTCTCTTATTTTCACTTTCTTCAGCTTTTATTCTTTCCTGCTCATCATTTTCCTCTCTGACCGAAGGACTTTCTTCACCATCGGCAACAACTTCTACGGTTTCTTTCTTTTCTGGATGCATTTTATTCCAAGCCGCCTCCATTTCAGCTTTATAATCCGCCACTGATTGACCTACACGAATTGCCCAACTATCCTTAAAAAGCTCTTTTTCTATTTCTAACTTTTCTTGCTCGGTAACCTGTGGCGGTTTTTCTGCATTCATAATTATATTATAACAAACTCCTCTATACTTAAAAGCCTATCGAAGTAGAACCAAAAAATCCATATGGTTAATGGATTAAATGGTAAAACTTTCAACTGCGCGGCCGACCGGAATCTTTCCCTCGACTAAAAGCTCGTCGCCACTCGCTTTTGTCTGGGCACCGGCTCACTATTTTTTCTGCTGAAAAAATATAGCTCCGCCGTTCAAGTCCTTAAAATGCTGTGCATTTTATCGGCCGTCGAAAAAACCCCTTTCGGGGCTTTTTTGCGCGGCCGACCGGACTTGAACCGGCGACCTCTCGCGTGCACTAATTCCAATATTTTCATATCGGCGTGGACTATATCTTCGCCGTTGCTTATCTTACGATAAGTTTAGGTGCTCCGGTATCTAGTCTCTACGGCGCCCCCCCACTTATTCATAAGTGGGGGGTTCCCACGGTATTCGCATATCTCTAAATGAGATTTAGCCTCCACCGTTATCCCAGAGAGTTTCAATCTATCTTTCGATAGAAAGCTGCACGTACGTCTACAGGCGAGCGCTCTAACCAGCTGAGCTACGACCGCGTATTTATGAATTTCTCGAAAACGACAGTCTTTCTTCTCAAGAATAAACCATCTTTTTTAAGATCTATACCATTATACATAAAATAAAATAATTTCAAAGTGTCTTTAGTGCTAAAGGAAAGGCGACAATAATTCTCCTTGTTTTTTATAATCGATCCCCCAGAAAGACCAGCTTCATTTAATTTACTTTTTAAATTTAATAAAAACTCGACGGAACATGAGGTAAAGGAAGAAAAAATAACCAGATCAGGCTTGGGACGTTCTTTATGTAAAAAACCCATCCAAACATTGCCATCACCATCAAAATAACCCCTAACAAAATGTGAAAAATATTTTTGGGGAACATTTGGTATGGATAGACTTTTGGTTTTATTTTCTCTATAGCCCAAACCTCTTAAATCTTCACACATTTCTAAACTTCCTATTTGCAATCTATATAAATTTTTATTATTTCCTTTCCCAACTCTCTCCCCTATTTTATGTTCAGCCGAAATACAATCTCTAATCTTATAGATTAAATCTTTGTCGGTGATTTGTATCGACCAAAAATTAGCACCTCTCTTATTGAGAGTTATGTAGCCATCTGCTGCGAAGAACCCTAATACGTAGGACATATCTTTTGTCCACTTCTTGAAAAAGTCTTTATTTACTCTTTTATAAATCGGCACTTATATATTATATCATGTGACAGGAATATATACTAACCTATAGATAAAAAATATTGGGTGTGTCGATTAAAATTTAATTTGTGTCGATGGATGGAATCGAACCATCGTTTGAGGCTTATGAGTCCCCCGTTCTACCATTGAACTACACCGACATTCTTCTAGTGCAGAGACAATATAACATTTTTTTCAGGAAAGACAAATGTGTCTATTCTCCAAAATAGTTTTTAAGCTGCTTATTTAAATACTTCCTACCAGAACCGCCTTTTAGAAATTTCTCTCTACCGATGGCATCTGTCTGACATAAATATGACTCATAATATATTAACTTCCAGTGGCCTCCCAATTTTGTTAACCTGGATCCTTTACCAGATAAATGATCTCTTATTCTTTGTCTTAAATTGGAAGAATATCTAATATATAGTTTTCCATCATCAATATTTTCTAGTACATAAACATAATACATTAATCTATTGTCGCGCAAAATAAAATTTTAATCAAATTTTATCGCCCGACTCACGAAAAATACGCTACGCTCTCTCGTGGTTTACCACGAGATAAATAAGAGCCGTGTTCCCGAGAACACGGCTCTTATTTATTTTTCGTGGTTGCGGGGGCACGATTTGCACGTGCGTCTCAAGGTTATGAGCCTTGCGAATTACTGCTACTCTACCCCGCTGTCTTGCATACTACAAGAAAATAGGCTAAAAATCAAGTATTTAAAATACTGATAGAAATATTAGATCATCTCAAACTCATCAAAAACCTTTTTATACAAGCCAACAACCCTTCTCGCCTCTCTCTCTGTTATAAGGAAATCTGATCCCTCGTGTGCTATCGCATTTCTTATTTTATGAGCTTCCCACGCTTCCTCTATGGTATCGAAATCACTTCTCTCTACTGCTTTAAGACGTTCTCCAATACTTTCCCCTGGTAATTGTAAAACTTCTAGAAGTTCAGAAAGCATTATGTCCGCCTCTAGAATTGCCAGTTTCCAATCTGCTTGATTAAGGGAATCAATATGTCTCTGAACAAGTTCCCATTTAGGATTGACTCTAATCTTTTCATCTCCTATAGTCTTCTCTTTTCCTTCTACTGGTAATATCTTACGTATAACTCTTTCTCTTATATCCCAGTATCTTCTGAAATATATTGTTACTAATATCGCAAGAGCAATAGAAACAAAAATTGAAAATACAATATATTGGGCGAGGAAATTTACTGCATAATATGGTAAATTGTGCCAAAAAGAAATAATTCCATCATGCCACCTAGCTGCGATACTGGTTGCACCATCTGCACCACCTACAAAAAACTCGTATATGACACGAAATATCCAAAACGGATCAAGTGAGTGAAATGCATCCAACTGATTAAACATGACAATATTATATCAAAAAATCTAGTAAAAACTATCTACTCCCCTAATAAATCCTTACCCGCAGAAAATAGTGTTTCCTCATCTCCGTGTTTTGCTATAAACTGCACACCAAGCGGGAGTTTCTTCCCATCCACTTCTTTAAATCCTGCCGGAAGAGAAATCGCCGGCACTCCAGCCAAGTTTATCGGCACAGTAAAAATATCTTCAAGATACATTTGGAGTGGATCATCTACTTTCTCACCGATTTTAAACGCAGGGCCGGGAGTCGTCGGTGTAGCGATAATATCCACTTTTTCAAAAGCTTTTTTATAATCTTCCCTTATCATATCTCGCACAATATTTGCCTTATTGTAATATGCGTCATAATATCCTGATGAAAGCACATATGTTCCAAGAATTATTCTCCTCTTCACCTCCCTGCCAAGCCCCGCTTGCCGAGAGAGAAAATAATCTTCTATGCCGTCTTTGCCAGAAACTCTTTTGCCAAAACGCATACCGTCAAAACGCGCCATATTTGAAGAGACTTCCGCCGGGACGATGACATAATAAACCGCAAGAGCATATTTTAGCATCGGTAATTCTATATCTACCACATTATGTCCGAGCTTTTTCATCTTTTCCAAAGATGCTTCAAAATTTTCAATGACGCTCTTGTCAATCCCCCCTTTGTCAAGGAAAGATCTCGGCACTCCGATAGTTAATTTTCCTTGCCCGAGCAAATTCTTATTTGCTTTAGGGTTGTCTGGAATCGTGGTGCTATCCATCTTATCCTGCCCTTTTATTACATTAAAAATGATTTCTACATCTTCCACTGTTTTTCCAAATGGACCAATCTGATCAAGTGAAGATCCCATAGCCATCACGCCATATCTTGAGACAGCTCCATATGTCGGCTTCAAACCCACAAGCCCACAAAAGCTCGCTGGCTGGCGAATAGAGCCACCAGTATCAGAACCAAGAGCCACAAGTGCCTCATCTCCCGCCACAGATGATGCAGAACCTCCCGAAGAGCCTCCCGGAACACGGCTTAAATCATAAGGATTTTTGGTCGGACCATAAGCAGAATTCTCTGTGGATCCTCCCATAGCGAATTCATCCATATTTGTCCTACCGATAAACACCACACCTTCTTTCTTTAGCCTTTCTATAACAGTAGCATCATAGGTCGCTGTATAATTCTCCAAAATCTTTGAAGCCGAAGATGCTTTCCTGCCCTTTATTAAAATATTATCTTTTATAGAAAATGGAATACCTGTGAGCATTGTCGCCTTGCCGGATTTTATTATTTTGTCCGACGCTTTTGCCTGCTCCAAGACATCATCATAGACTTCAAGATATGCATGTATATCGCCATCTTTTTTCTTTATCTCGTCAAGATATGATTTCGCCAAATCTACAGCTGTAAAGTCCCCCTTCGTGAGGGCTTCATGGGCTTTTTTTATTGTTAAATTTTTTAAATCCATTTTCTTTATAAACTTTATAGACTTTTGACTTTATAACTACAATATCTTCTTAACTTTCAAATAATTCCCTTGCGAAGCGGGCATCTCTTTTACAAGTACATCTGTATTTACACCGCTTTCTGTTGAATTTGAATCTTCTCGCATAACATTTCTAAGATCGCCGACTTTGGGACCACCCTCCACTTTTGAGGTCACTTCTTTAAGCTGTGCAACGTATCCCAAAATCGGATCCACTTCTTTCAAAAGTTTCTGTTTTTCTTCATTCGTAAGTTCTATCCTTGCCAATTTGGCTAATTTTTCAATATCCTTAATCTCTAACATATAGAAAATATAACATTTTTACGTATCAATAAGAAGTCATTGACAAAAAATATTATCGTGATAGCCTTGAGAAAGAATTGATATGAAAGGATGGTGATTAAGATGACAGGAAAAGAGGTTTTCTTTGTGAAAGGTGGGTTTATTTTCACTGGATTCCGCCTGCCCGACGAAATGGATGGGGGCAATATTAGAGTCGTGGTGTTGAGTGATGCGACAGTAAGGGCAACGAGCACTAACGGGGAGTTGGGAGTCAAAGGACATGTAAGGATCAGGCACTGTGAAATTGTGGCTCAAAACGAACCAAATCCAAAACCGACAAGCGTAAAGAATTAAACACCTCCGAACACACAGATCTGGCAGAGAATCACTCTGCCAGATTTTTCCTTATTAACTCCAGAAATTCAATTTCAGACAATACTTTCACCCCTAATTTCTCTGCCTTCTCAAGTTTTGATCCAGCACTTTCCCCTGCTACCACATAGGTAGTCTTTGAAGAAACGGATTCGGAAATATCGCCACCAAGGGCACGGATTTTTTCTTTTGCGAAGTCGCGGGACATTGTGGAGAGGGTGCCAGTCAAAACAAAAATCTCTCCTTTTAATTTTTTGTTTTGACTGCCCCGAGCCATGTCGAGGGGCTCTATCTTTATATTTTTGAGCAATCTGTCTGTAAGCTTGGCATTATCTTTATTTTGAAACCAATCAAAAACAGACTTCCCTACCACATCTCCCACGCCATTTATTTGTTGTAATTCCTCCACCTTCGCATTTCTTATCTTATCCAAATTTCCAAAATGATTTGCAAGGTCTATCGCCGTCTCCTCGCCTACTTGTGGTATTGAAAGTGAAACGATGAATCTCGCAAGTGAAACTTTTCTCGCACCTCCTATCGAAGCAAGCAGATTATCTACCGACTTTTCACCAAATCTGGGCAAGGCTAGCAAATCACCCTTTTTTAAAGTAAAAATATCGTCAAAATTGCTTATTAAATTATTTTCCAAAAGCGCGTCTATGATTTTCGGCCCGCAACCGTCCATATTGAAAGCTTTTTTTGAAACAAAATGATAAAATTTCCTTTTTTGTTGGGCAAAAGAATTTGTATTCACGCATCTCCAAGCAGATTGACCAGGGATTCTCTCTATCGCCCCATCACCTCCGCAAGCATCTAGTTTTTTCGGAAAAATATAGGGTTTCTCTTTTCCTGTTCGCAAATCTTTTAATACTTCCACAATATCAGGGATTACATCTCCGGCTTTTTGAAGTATCACTGTATCACCGATTCTCACATCAAGTCTTTTTATTTCATCTTCATTGTGAAGCGTCGCCCTTGAGACAGTAGAACCAGCCACAAGCACAGCTCGTAAATGCGCCACGGGGGTTATCACCCCTGTTCTGCCTACTTGCAAGACGATATCCTCCACGACGGTTGTAACCTGCTCTGCAGGGAATTTATAAGCAATGCCCCAGCGAGGAGATTTGCCGGTATAGCCAAGCGTTTCTTGTATTTTCCTTGAATTTACTTTTATAACAATTCCGTCCAGGCCATAATCAAGCCTGTCTTTTTCTTTTGACCATTTTTTATAAAACTTTTCCACCCCATCCAAAGAATCAAAGACTTGATGATATGGATTTGTCTTGAAGCCGAGATTTTCTATAAGTTTCAATTCACCATCTTGCGTTTCTGGGAACTCGCCACGAGATGGTACTCCATTTTTCGTGGTTTCTTCTGGATTGCCACGCTCTACTCGCAATGACAGAAGGGAAAGTTTGTCGATATCATAAATAAAAGAACTCAATCTCCTGCTAGCGGCGACTTTCGGATCAAGCTGGCGTATAGACCCTGCCGCAGCATTCCTAGTATTTGCAAAAAGTTGCTCCCCACTCTTTTTTCTCCCTTCATTTATCCTCCCAAGCTCTTTCTTTGAAAGCCAACACTCACCAACCACCGTAATATCTAAAGACTCCGGCAAGATAAGCGGTATACTCTTTATGGTTTTAAGATTTTGCGTCACATCTTCACCGATTTCCCCATCTCCCCTCGTAGCTCCTCTCGTCAAGGTTCCACCTTGATAAGTGAGTATGATTTTTAGGCCGTCTATTTTAAGTTCACAACAGTATTCCACTTTTTCACCTTTCAGACTCGGCTCTTTCGCTATCATCCTCCGCACTTTTTCATCCCATTTCTTGAGTTCGTTAAAATCAAAGCAGTCATCAAAAGACCACTGTCTCACTTCATGCTTCACTTTCTTAAATTCATCGAGTGGCTTGTCCCCCACCCTTTGTGTCGGGCTTGTGGGCGACTTTATTTCGAGGAATCTCTCCTCCAGATTCTCGATTTCTCGCATTAGAGAATCATACGCCTCATCCGTAATCTCTGGGCTGTCTTTGACATGATAAAGATAACGATGGCGATCCACCGTCTCTATCAATTTCTCATATCTCTCGATTATGTCTTTTGGGATATTATTCTTCGTCATTTTAGTATGTCTGCGAAATACCTCTTTCGAGACGTCTTCCTGAAGCACTAACATTGTGTCCGTAAGCGGTAATAGTCGTCTCTATATTGTGAGTAGCTGGATTATATGTTTTAGAGACAATAACATCAGCTTCTGGATCTAATTCTCCATCGTATTTAATAAATGGTTGTGTACTAGTGCTACTTGTATAAGTAATGTTTCCTGGACCGGAACGTGACTGCGACAAGTGCAGTCCGTCAACTAGAACACCATTACACATAATATTGCCGAGAGACGGTGATGTCTTTGTGCAATCATCTTTTGTATCTAAACATGCCGGAAAAGCGCCCTTTTTAACATCCCAATAAAGAGCACACTCTCTGGCGCTATCTGCTGCATAAAATGCAATTTGAGATTCTCTTGCTGCCGTGGAAATCGTAAGTTCTTTAAAAGATATACTAAAGATAGAAATACCGATAGTTAAGAGAAGACTCGCAGTAAGCACAGCAAAAAGCATAGCAAAACCAGTTTTATTATTTAATATTTTTCTCTCTTTTACTTCTCTCATTTTATAAATTTTCCCAATAATCATATATATAATTCTGCAAAACTACCGAATTGTACTCAACACCATTTGTAGATGGCCATCTCACAGTAACTGCGACCAAGGCTTCATTATTGTCTGGAGATAAGGTAATTTCTACGATCCTGCTAAATTTAGATACAATATTCGAAGTATAATCATAATATAATAAGTTACCATTTGAATCTCTGTTAATCTTTAAAAGCCCTGTTGGATTTTCTTTTGTAACCCCAATCGGAACAGGTTTGATCGTGTCTATCTTACAACCACCATCTTCCTTATAACATTGGCTTAGTACCCCGAGCCAATCTGTTTGAATAAGACCACCGGGATCGTCTGCAGAATTTTTATTTAATCCCACATAGTCTCTCACATTCTTTATGTATTCCAAAGCATCTTGGGCTAAAAATGTTGCTGTCATCTGATCCTTAGAATAAACTGCCGATGCAAGACCTCTTTGGGCAATTGCCATAGGACTCGTAACAGCGACCATGAGAATAGAGATAGCTACAAGTGCCTCTACTAGTGTGAATCCGTTTATTTTATTTTTACTATTCATTCGTATCATTTGAATATTTGTATTTAAAATTCTCTTGCTCTTTGCGAGACGGTCGTCTGCAAAGAGAAGGTTGCTTTTGTCGCTTCTTTTGTACCAGCAACACCCTCTATCGTTATCAAAACTCTCGGCTGAATTTTATCATTTCTCTCCGCCCCCAATACATAGAATTTCATACTTGTAATATCCAGAACAGGTGTTGGGGCTGTAAGACTTTGCCAGTTATTAATACAGTCTGAATCTGTAATCTGAGATATGTCTTCTGTCGTTGTAATAGAGCATCTCTGTATATTCCCCTCTCCACTACTGATCAGCTCCGGAGTTGTAGCGACATATTTGTAAAGCACAACCGTCCTACCATCACTAGATAGATATTTAATTTCTTCTTGTCCTGAATTGCATACATTGGAACTATTTGTCCAACCAGAGATGTCGTTACAATAATATCTCGTCCCAATTCTCATGTTTTTCGAAATACTTTCTATAGCCAGATTTACATTATTTATAACAGTCTTTATTGCCTGAGATTTTCTATTTGCGTCCACAATAGAAACAAGGGAGCCGACAGCGACCGTCATGACTATCATAAAGACGGCTATAGCGACAAGCATTTCTACCAAGGTAAACCCTGCACGTATTCTCATCTTGCATTTATTCTCAATCACTCTTAATTGTTTGTCTTTATTTAACATATATCTGCCCTGTATTTGTTACAACCACACTTCTCTTTGAATTTCCATCAGCTGAAGAGACTGTTATTTTAGCATAACCTAATGAAGTAAAAGTGTCCTCACCGACAAATATTTTGGCATCTGGTTCTGGTCTCTTAAATAAAATCCTAAGTGAGTCTATTTGCCCGCCTATAATTTGTTGGTCGCAGGCGGTTTCATTGGCACCGGTACAAAAAGAGACGATGTGATCACCCCTCTTTAAAGCATATCTATTTACACACTCTGAATCAGTAGTGGGACAAGACATATCTTTACTGTTATACAAGAAATCTCCCTTACTATTTTGTCCACCAATCGTATCCGAAAACATAAGATAGTGAGTTGAGTCTGAAGCACTAAAATATACACCGTAGGGATTAAAACTTCCTTGCCCGTTTAACAAGATATGTTCTTTAACATTGACACCATAGGCCTGTGCTTGGCGGATAGTTATAGCCATATCGTATGCTAGATTTGTCAAAAGGACGCTATTATCAAATTTATTTTGACTAAACATTACAATACCAGTCGTAACTGCAAAAATAGAAAGTGTAATCAATAGTTCTACAAGGGTAAAACCTTTATTTAGGAAGATTTTTCTTTTTTGTAAAAGACTTTTCATTTAAAAAATATTCAACAAATAACTAATCTGCAATACACCCCAACCAGTAAAAAATTCTATAAAAAGTCCGAGGATTATAAAAGGTGCAAACGGTACCTCACTCTTTATTGTAAGGCCTAAATGAGATAAATTCAACTTCTGCAAAAAAATGAGTAAAATGCTGACTATAGCCCCTATCCAGAAAGCAAGCATAATCGCCATAATCCCTGAAGAAAGTCCAAGAAGCCAGCCGACCCCAAGAGCAA
The genomic region above belongs to Candidatus Paceibacterota bacterium and contains:
- the ligA gene encoding NAD-dependent DNA ligase LigA, producing the protein MTKNNIPKDIIERYEKLIETVDRHRYLYHVKDSPEITDEAYDSLMREIENLEERFLEIKSPTSPTQRVGDKPLDEFKKVKHEVRQWSFDDCFDFNELKKWDEKVRRMIAKEPSLKGEKVEYCCELKIDGLKIILTYQGGTLTRGATRGDGEIGEDVTQNLKTIKSIPLILPESLDITVVGECWLSKKELGRINEGRKKSGEQLFANTRNAAAGSIRQLDPKVAASRRLSSFIYDIDKLSLLSLRVERGNPEETTKNGVPSRGEFPETQDGELKLIENLGFKTNPYHQVFDSLDGVEKFYKKWSKEKDRLDYGLDGIVIKVNSRKIQETLGYTGKSPRWGIAYKFPAEQVTTVVEDIVLQVGRTGVITPVAHLRAVLVAGSTVSRATLHNEDEIKRLDVRIGDTVILQKAGDVIPDIVEVLKDLRTGKEKPYIFPKKLDACGGDGAIERIPGQSAWRCVNTNSFAQQKRKFYHFVSKKAFNMDGCGPKIIDALLENNLISNFDDIFTLKKGDLLALPRFGEKSVDNLLASIGGARKVSLARFIVSLSIPQVGEETAIDLANHFGNLDKIRNAKVEELQQINGVGDVVGKSVFDWFQNKDNAKLTDRLLKNIKIEPLDMARGSQNKKLKGEIFVLTGTLSTMSRDFAKEKIRALGGDISESVSSKTTYVVAGESAGSKLEKAEKLGVKVLSEIEFLELIRKNLAE
- a CDS encoding prepilin-type N-terminal cleavage/methylation domain-containing protein → MNSKNKINGFTLVEALVAISILMVAVTSPMAIAQRGLASAVYSKDQMTATFLAQDALEYIKNVRDYVGLNKNSADDPGGLIQTDWLGVLSQCYKEDGGCKIDTIKPVPIGVTKENPTGLLKINRDSNGNLLYYDYTSNIVSKFSRIVEITLSPDNNEALVAVTVRWPSTNGVEYNSVVLQNYIYDYWENL
- a CDS encoding type II secretion system protein; this translates as MLNKDKQLRVIENKCKMRIRAGFTLVEMLVAIAVFMIVMTVAVGSLVSIVDANRKSQAIKTVINNVNLAIESISKNMRIGTRYYCNDISGWTNSSNVCNSGQEEIKYLSSDGRTVVLYKYVATTPELISSGEGNIQRCSITTTEDISQITDSDCINNWQSLTAPTPVLDITSMKFYVLGAERNDKIQPRVLITIEGVAGTKEATKATFSLQTTVSQRAREF
- a CDS encoding type II secretion system protein, producing the protein MKSLLQKRKIFLNKGFTLVELLITLSIFAVTTGIVMFSQNKFDNSVLLTNLAYDMAITIRQAQAYGVNVKEHILLNGQGSFNPYGVYFSASDSTHYLMFSDTIGGQNSKGDFLYNSKDMSCPTTDSECVNRYALKRGDHIVSFCTGANETACDQQIIGGQIDSLRILFKRPEPDAKIFVGEDTFTSLGYAKITVSSADGNSKRSVVVTNTGQIYVK